The segment GCGGCGGTGCGTTGGTCGGTTCCCGGTGCGCGCCCGATGCCAAGATCGATACGGCCGGGATACAGCGCATCAAGGGTGCCGAACTGTTCGGCAATCACCAATGGCGCATGGTTGGGCAGCATCACACCGCCCGAACCAACCCGGATGGTTTTGGTGCCCGCCGCGACATGCGATATGACAACCGAGGTTGCGGCACTGGCGATGCCGGGCATGTTGTGATGTTCGGCCAGCCAGTAACGATGAAAGCCGAGCTTTTCGGCATGCTGGGCCAGTTCAAGCGTATTGCGCAAGGCATCGCGCGGATGTTCGCCCTCGTTAACGGGGCAAAGATCAAGAACGGAAAAACGGGGCATAGGCATAATCCCAATTGGGCGCAGGCCGAAAACGGCGCGCCGGATTTCAGTGTTGGGGTTAATCTAGCCCAAAATCAGATGCTTGCCAGTGCGGGAGTGTCGGTTTTAGGGTCAGGGCCGGAGAAAGGATAGAATATGCTGATCATTTTTGGCGGTTTGCCTGGTGTTGGCAAGACATCCATTGCGCGTGCGCTGGCGCAAAAAACCGGTGCGGTGCATCTTCGGATCGACACGATAGAGCAGGCGATCCTTGATGCCGGGGTACCGCCCGATGATGATATCGGCCCGGTCGGCTATATGGTTGCCAACCGGCAGGCGACCGATAACCTTAAGCTTGGCCTGACGGTGATCGGCGATGCGGTCAATTCGGTTGAAGAAACCCGAAGCGAATGGCGACTGGCAGCAAGGCGCGCCGGGAAACCCTATGTGCAGATTGAACTAATCTGTTCCGATCCGGCGGAGCATCGCCACCGTGTCGAAACCCGGCCCTGCGATATTGAAAACCTGCATCAGCCCGACTGGGACAAGGTCCTTGGCCGTCATTACGAACCGTGGCACGGGGTTGATCTGATTATCGATACGGCAAAGATGACGGTCGATCAGGCTGTTGATGCGATCTGTGAGGTCATCAATAAAAACAAATAATATTCAATCATTTGTATCATTTTTCTGATCTTCTGCGCGATGCGCATTCAGCGTGCGGCCAACGAAGTTGCGCAGCACGGTCGAGATATCGTTACTGCGGTAGGCCAGTGCCAGATGTGCCATCGGGACATCCCCCGCGACCTTGCGATAGACGACCCCATTGACCTGCAATTGTGCCATGGCGGCGGGGACCAGCGAGAAGCCAAGTTCGGCAGCGACAAAGTTGATCACCGATCCCAATTGCGGTGCGCTTTGCCCCATGACCGGTTCAAACCCGGCGGCACGGCAGGCGGCGACGACGATATCGAAATGGGTCGGCCCGACCTGTCGCGGGGTCAGGATCAGGGCATCATCACGCAGGGTTTCAAGCGCCACCGTTTCATGCCGGGCCGCAGGATGACCGGCCGGAAGGACGATCAGCATCGGTTCGGATGTCAGGCGATGCAGTTTTATGGCATCGCTGTTGGTGGCACCCTGGCGCAGAAAGACGGCATCAAGCTGTTCATCCATAAGCGCATTCAAAAGGCGGGCGGAATTGTTTTCTTCCAGCGTCATTTCAACACCCGGATAGGATCGGCGGAAATCACGGAAAACGCGTGGGACACTGGGGCTAAAGGCGGCGGATGCGGTAAAGCCCACCCGGATCGAGCCGATTTCACCGCGACCGGCGCGCTGTGCGGCGCGGATGGCGCGTTCGGCCAGTTCGGGGAAATGCTGCACGATATCGCGAAAGGCAATTCCGGCCTCGGTCAATTCCGCGCCATGCGGGACGCGGTGAAATAGCTGGGTGCCGATTTCGGTTTCAAGATCGCGGATCTGCTGGCTTAGCGGCGGCTGACCGATGCCGATGCGGGTTGCGGCACGGGTAAAGTTCCCCTCGCGGGCGACTTCAAGAAAATATCGAATATGGCGCAGTTCCATCCGGTATCTCCAAAACATATCGAAATTGACTGTGACATATATTGGACGGATATCGGGAAAGCTGCAATCCTTTCGGTCAGATCAGAATTCTTCAAAACGAGGCCGGAATATGAGTGCCCACCGGGCGAAAAGCCCCGCAGCGCAGGCTGCCAATGATGATATCAAGCCAGCGACCGCCGGGGCCGAGCCGGTTTATACCGAGCCGGGATCGCCGGAATTCCGCCGGATCAGTCTGGCGCTGTTTCTGGCGGGGTATGCGACCTTTTCGCTGATTTACTGCGTGCAGCCGCTATTGCCGGAACTGGCGCGCGACTTTGCCGTCAGCCCGGCATCCAGTTCGCTTGCGCTGTCGCTGACGACCGGGTTTCTTGCCTTTGCCATCCTGCTTGCCGGGGCGGTATCCGAGGCATTCGGGCGCAAGCAGTTGATGTTTGCATCCATGTGCGGCGCGTCGCTTTTGAACCTGATTGCGCCGTTGCTTTCCGACTGGCATGCGTTCTTGGTGGTGCGTGCGCTTGAAGGCCTGATTTTGGGCGGGGTTCCCGCGGTTGCGATGGCGTATCTGGCCGAGGAAATGCATCCGCGCGGCCTTGGCACCACGATGGGCATTTACATCAGCGGGACCGCCCTTGGCGGTATGAGCGGGCGCGTGGTGATCGGCATTCTGACCGATATGCTTGGCTGGCATCTCGCGCTTGGTGCGATGGGCGCACTTGGGTTGCTGGCGGCCCTTGGATTTGTCATCCTGTTGCCGGCATCGCGCAATTTCGTGCGCCGCCCCGGCTTTCAATTGTCCTATCATGTCCGGGCGTGGGAGGGGCATCTGCGCCATCCCGGTCTGCCATTCGTGTTCCTGATCGGGGCATTTGCGATGGGCTGTTTTGTGACGGTCTATAATTATGCCGGGTTCCGTTTATCCGCTGCCCCCTATGACCTGAGCCAAGGGCAGATCAGTCTGATTTTTGTGGTTTATCTTTGCGGGATGGTGACGTCTTCCATTGCCGGTGCCATGTCCGACCGGATCGGCCGGGGCCCGGTTTTGCTGGCGGGGATCCTGATTACAGGTGCTGGGGTTGCCCTGACACTACTTTCCAGTCTTTGGGGCATGATCGGCGGCATCATGGTATTGACCAGCGGCTTTTTCGTGGCTCATTCGGTGGCAAGTGGCTGGGTCGGGCGAATGGCGAAACAGTCCAAGGGACATGCGTCGTCGCTTTATCTGCTGGCCTATTATCTGGGGTCTAGCATCATGGGATCGGTTGGCGGCTGGTTCTGGTCACATGGTGGTTGGGACGCGGTGGCGGCGTTTGCTGGCGCACTTTTGATTGGTGCGGCGATTTGCGGGACTTACCTTTGGCAGGCCGCAAGACGGGCCGAGGCCGTTGCCTGACACACAAAAAGAAACCCCCGCCAGAAGGCGGGGGTTTTTGTTTGATGGCCGGTAACAGGCGGGCTTAGAGCCAGTCCGGGCTCGGCAAACCTTTTTCCCTGAGGAAGGTCGGGTTCCACAGCTTGCTTTGATAGCGGGTGCCAAGGTCACACAGGATGGTGACGATGGTTTTGCCCGGGCCGAGTTCACGGGCTAGACGTACCGCACCGGCGATGTTGATCCCGGTCGAACCGCCCATGCATAGCCCTTCCTCCTTGAGCAGGTCAAAGACGATCGGCAGCATTTCATCATCTGAAATCTGGAACGGGTGGTCGATATCAATGCCTTCGAGGTTGGCGGTAATCCGTCCCTGACCGATCCCTTCGGAGATCGAGCTTCCTTCGGATTTCAGTTCGCCAAATTTGTAGTGGCTGTAAAGGGCAGCCCCCATCGGATCGGCAAGGCCGATCTGAATGTCCTTGTTGCGATCCTTAAGCGCCATCGACACACCGGCAAGCGTCCCGCCGGTACCGACCGCACAGATAAAGCCATCAATCTTGCCATCGGTCTGTTCCCAGATTTCGGGGCCGGTGGTATCGATATGGCCCTGACGGTTGGCGACGTTATCGAACTGGTTGGCCCAGATGGCGCCGTTCGGTTCGGTCTTTGCCAGTTCTTCGGCCAGACGGCGCGAAACGTGAACATAGTTGTTCTGATCGCGATAGGGGACGGCGGGGACTTCGCGAAGGTCGGCACCCAGCAAACGCAACAGGTCTTTCTTTTCCTGGCTTTGCGTTTCGGGGATGACGATCACGGTGCGATAGCCAAGTGCGTTGCCGACCACGGCAAGACCGATGCCGGTATTGCCCGCAGTGCCTTCGACAATCACGCCGCCCGGCTTCAGAAGGCCGCGTTTTTCCGCGTCACGAATGATGGCAAGGGCAGCGCGGTCCTTGACCGATCCGCCCGGATTGGCATATTCCGCCTTGCCCAGAATGGTGCAGCCCGTAAGCTCGGAAACCTTTTTAAGTTTCACAAGCGGGGTGCGGCCAATGGCTTCAATGGTGCCATTGCGAATGTCCATGACAAACTCCAAGCGTGGTTAGAATGTGTTTTGTTACCTGTTGATTGGGTCTTTTATACACAAAAGTCAAGATTGATTAAAAGTTACCACTAAATTTGTGTGTTAATTAACTTGCATCCGGCAAACACGTTCACACGCCCGAAACCCCGGCTTCCCTGCGAATACGGTCGCGATTGAGCATCAGCCACTGAACGGCAATCGTCGCCGTTGCATTACAGAGTTGTCCGTCACGCAACATGGCAAAGCATTCCTCGGACGATACCGTATAGACGCGGATGTCTTCGCCTTCTTCAGCGAGGCCATGCAGGCCACCGGCTTTGGACGCATCAACCCGACCATAATACATGGTGACTGTTTCGCTTGAACAGCCGGGGGTGACATAATAGCGCGAAATCAGTTCAAGGTCGCCGATGACCGAACAACCGGATTCTTCCATGGTTTCGCGGTGCGCGACATCCTGCATTTCCTCGCCGTCCTCGACGATGCCAGCGACAATTTCCGTCAGCCAAAGCGGCATTTCAGGGAAACGCTGATGGACCGAAATGGCACCGGGGCGGAATTGTTCGATCAAAACAACTTCATCACGTACCGGGTCATAGGGCAGGACCGCGACGGCATGCCCGCGTTCAAGGACTTCGCGCTGCAGAACCGCACTTTGACCACCGTCAAACAACTGATGGCGGAGCTTATAGACATCAAGCTTGAAATGCCCGTCCCAGCCGCGTTTGCGTTCAAGGATTTCAACATCGTTTGCATTCATGTTCGGTCCCTTTTTCCGGATTGGTCCTGTTTTCAGACAGAATTCGTGATCAGATGATTGATACAGACACTAGTGTGCCAGCCGGTATCTGAAAACCGGTTTTCGACGATGTTGTTTTTGTTCGGTAAGGTTGCATTGTTTTTGAGAAAAGATCTTTTAGGTTTAATCCAGATCAAAGATTTTTCTGCGAAAAAGAAGTGTACTTCGCCGGTTCAGTAATCCTTAGTTGGAGGATCTGGTTATGACCGAGAACAAGCAAGCTGTATCCGAAAAATCACCGGAAACCGTAGGAAAGCCGGAAGTCTGGCATCCATTTAACAGTCTGCGCCGTCAGGTGGATCAACTGTTTGACGAGTTTTCCCCAGCGGCCTGGCATTTCCCTTTCAGGCTCTCTGCTGCGACACCTGTTGATAAATGGTGGGCTACGGTTAGCCCTGAAACAGCAATGTCTCCGGTGGATATTACCGAAGATGACGCTGCTTACAAATTAAGTATCGAGCTGCCGGGCCTTGAGGAGAAGGACGTTCAGATCAGCGTCTCGAACGGTTATCTCGTCGTAAGTGGCGAGAAAAAGGAAGAGAAGGAAGAAAAGGAAAAAGGACGTTATTTGTCCGAACGGCGTTATGGCCGTTTCCAGCGTTCCTTTGCCGTTCCTGATCATGTTGATGTCGCCAAGGTAGATGCCGTGATGAAAAACGGCGTGCTTTCGCTGGTTCTTCCGAAAACGGCCGAAAGCAAAAAGGACGAGGTTAAAATTCCCGTCCGAAAAGGATGAGAAGCAATCCCGATTGAGGGATTGTCATCTGTAGGAACCCGTCCTGTTTCAGGGCGGGTTCTTTCGTTATATCAACCCGGTAAATGCTGACACCAGTTTAATCCCGATTGATCGGGCCTTGTGGACGAAACGGGCGTCTTGTTCTGTTGTTCCCAACGACGGTGTCATGATTATTTTTATATTTCACGCATTCTATCTGGTTATGGTTCTGGAATTATCATTCTGGAGACAACATATATCCCATGGTTTCACAACAGCTTTGCGAAGAGAGGGGATGAGCGGAAATTCGCAATTGGCGAAAGAAATTATGGCATCGCACGCAGAAGGACCCCTTAATATTGCAATGCAACTATTCGCAAGGGTGAAAGCGACCGTGCCGTATTTTAATTATTGTTAATATAGTATAGCATTTGATCAATTAGCGCGCGGAATAAACGCCACCAAACAGGATAGATGGCGCGTTAGATCGCATTGGCGGGGATGATGGGGCTTTGATGCGATTCGAACCGACAGAAATCGCGCGTCTTTACGGGCGGTCGCGGGTGGGAGTTGTCGTGCACAGGGATTTGACCGCTGTGTATGTCAATGATGCCTACGCGAAAATGCTTGGTCGCAAGGATGTGAAGGATTTCATGTCGGAGCCTGACCTTCGGCAATATATCCCGCCAAGTTTCCATTACGAAGCGGCCAAGCTGGTGGCGGAATTCCAAAAAGCCACCGGGTTC is part of the Thalassospira lucentensis genome and harbors:
- a CDS encoding ATP-binding protein; protein product: MLIIFGGLPGVGKTSIARALAQKTGAVHLRIDTIEQAILDAGVPPDDDIGPVGYMVANRQATDNLKLGLTVIGDAVNSVEETRSEWRLAARRAGKPYVQIELICSDPAEHRHRVETRPCDIENLHQPDWDKVLGRHYEPWHGVDLIIDTAKMTVDQAVDAICEVINKNK
- a CDS encoding NUDIX domain-containing protein yields the protein MNANDVEILERKRGWDGHFKLDVYKLRHQLFDGGQSAVLQREVLERGHAVAVLPYDPVRDEVVLIEQFRPGAISVHQRFPEMPLWLTEIVAGIVEDGEEMQDVAHRETMEESGCSVIGDLELISRYYVTPGCSSETVTMYYGRVDASKAGGLHGLAEEGEDIRVYTVSSEECFAMLRDGQLCNATATIAVQWLMLNRDRIRREAGVSGV
- a CDS encoding cysteine synthase A; this translates as MDIRNGTIEAIGRTPLVKLKKVSELTGCTILGKAEYANPGGSVKDRAALAIIRDAEKRGLLKPGGVIVEGTAGNTGIGLAVVGNALGYRTVIVIPETQSQEKKDLLRLLGADLREVPAVPYRDQNNYVHVSRRLAEELAKTEPNGAIWANQFDNVANRQGHIDTTGPEIWEQTDGKIDGFICAVGTGGTLAGVSMALKDRNKDIQIGLADPMGAALYSHYKFGELKSEGSSISEGIGQGRITANLEGIDIDHPFQISDDEMLPIVFDLLKEEGLCMGGSTGINIAGAVRLARELGPGKTIVTILCDLGTRYQSKLWNPTFLREKGLPSPDWL
- a CDS encoding LysR family transcriptional regulator; protein product: MELRHIRYFLEVAREGNFTRAATRIGIGQPPLSQQIRDLETEIGTQLFHRVPHGAELTEAGIAFRDIVQHFPELAERAIRAAQRAGRGEIGSIRVGFTASAAFSPSVPRVFRDFRRSYPGVEMTLEENNSARLLNALMDEQLDAVFLRQGATNSDAIKLHRLTSEPMLIVLPAGHPAARHETVALETLRDDALILTPRQVGPTHFDIVVAACRAAGFEPVMGQSAPQLGSVINFVAAELGFSLVPAAMAQLQVNGVVYRKVAGDVPMAHLALAYRSNDISTVLRNFVGRTLNAHRAEDQKNDTND
- a CDS encoding Hsp20/alpha crystallin family protein; translation: MTENKQAVSEKSPETVGKPEVWHPFNSLRRQVDQLFDEFSPAAWHFPFRLSAATPVDKWWATVSPETAMSPVDITEDDAAYKLSIELPGLEEKDVQISVSNGYLVVSGEKKEEKEEKEKGRYLSERRYGRFQRSFAVPDHVDVAKVDAVMKNGVLSLVLPKTAESKKDEVKIPVRKG
- a CDS encoding MFS transporter, which codes for MSAHRAKSPAAQAANDDIKPATAGAEPVYTEPGSPEFRRISLALFLAGYATFSLIYCVQPLLPELARDFAVSPASSSLALSLTTGFLAFAILLAGAVSEAFGRKQLMFASMCGASLLNLIAPLLSDWHAFLVVRALEGLILGGVPAVAMAYLAEEMHPRGLGTTMGIYISGTALGGMSGRVVIGILTDMLGWHLALGAMGALGLLAALGFVILLPASRNFVRRPGFQLSYHVRAWEGHLRHPGLPFVFLIGAFAMGCFVTVYNYAGFRLSAAPYDLSQGQISLIFVVYLCGMVTSSIAGAMSDRIGRGPVLLAGILITGAGVALTLLSSLWGMIGGIMVLTSGFFVAHSVASGWVGRMAKQSKGHASSLYLLAYYLGSSIMGSVGGWFWSHGGWDAVAAFAGALLIGAAICGTYLWQAARRAEAVA